One genomic window of Medicago truncatula cultivar Jemalong A17 chromosome 1, MtrunA17r5.0-ANR, whole genome shotgun sequence includes the following:
- the LOC25481875 gene encoding multiple organellar RNA editing factor 8, chloroplastic/mitochondrial, which produces MANQIITRVIPKTLTPFFSRSLSTTTTLSFLCRLRPLTAAAVTSRHILLPSFRALSTRPTTSSLNDQNPNWSNPSPKETILLDGCDFEHWLVIMETPDGDATRDEIIDGYIKTFAEVIGNEELARKNIYSVSTRHYFAFGAVCSEELSYKLNELPKVRWVLPDSYLNVKEKDYGGEPFINGQAVPYDPKYHEEWVRNNARANERNGRNGRDRPRNNDRSRNFERRRENVVNRDMQSRPPVQNSGPPPNNAYPPNNGGGYPFNNQAGYAPPNQGGYAPPNAGGGYPPHNMSGPPPPPNSGYRAPQNNYSGQQNHMAGMSPNAGWSNNQ; this is translated from the exons ATGGCGAACCAAATCATCACTCGTGTCATTCCTAAAACCCTAACTCCCTTCTTCTCTCGCTCCCTCTCCACAACCACCACTCTCTCCTTCCTTTGCCGTCTCCGTCCTCTCACTGCCGCTGCCGTAACCTCCCGCCACATTCTCCTTCCTTCCTTCCGCGCTCTCTCAACAAGACCTACCACCTCTTCCCTCAACGATCAAAACCCTAACTGGTCTAACCCTTCTCCTAAGGAAACCATCTTGCTTGATGGATGTGATTTTGAACACTGGCTTGTGATTATGGAGACTCCTGATGGTGACGCCACCAGAGATGAAATTATCGATGGTTATATCAAAACATTCGCGGAGGTTATCGGAaa TGAAGAACTAGCTAGGAAGAATATATATTCTGTTTCAACTAGACACTACTTTGCTTTTGGAGCTGTTTGTTCTGAAGAGCTTTCCTACAAACTCAATG aACTGCCCAAAGTTCGGTGGGTTCTTCCTGATTCTTATTTGAATGTGAAGGAGAAAGATTATGGAG GGGAGCCCTTTATAAATGGCCAAGCAGTTCCATATGATCCCAAGTATCATGAGGAGTGGGTTAGGAACAATGCTCGTGCTAATGAAAGGAACGGGCGCAATGGTAGGGATAGGCCTCGTAATAACGACAGGTCAAGAAATTTTGAAAGGAGAAGGGAAAATGTGGTGAACAGAGACATGCAGAGTAGGCCTCCAGTGCAGAATTCTGGTCCACCTCCAAACAATGCTTACCCTCCCAACAATGGTGGCGGATACCCTTTCAACAACCAAGCTGGATATGCCCCTCCAAATCAAGGTGGATACGCTCCTCCAAATGCAGGTGGTGGATACCCTCCCCACAACATGAGTGgacctcctcctcctcccaaCAGTGGATATCGTGCTCCTCAAAATAACTACTCGGGGCAACAAAACCACATGGCAGGGATGTCTCCAAATGCTGGTTGGTCAAATAATCAGTAG